From one Sus scrofa isolate TJ Tabasco breed Duroc chromosome 9, Sscrofa11.1, whole genome shotgun sequence genomic stretch:
- the KCTD14 gene encoding BTB/POZ domain-containing protein KCTD14 isoform X2, producing MPSITRLAFIRIPGAPESPVVELNVGGEFYTTTLGTLRKIPGSKLAEMFSSSAKACTDAEGRFFIDRPGTYFGPILEYLRSGQLPRQHIPEVYREAQYYEIEPLVKLLEDMPQIFGEQVARKQFLLRVPGYSENLQLMVRLARAEAVAARYSEVLVCVVHNEKDDANCVDTLRLLEADKRSVVKFGPWKAAPTIDHLLDCVKMDIKAQGYQVQCSKHLGLPANYFYTFCFTWW from the coding sequence GAATCTCCTGTGGTGGAGCTCAATGTCGGGGGTGAGTTCTATACCACCACCTTGGGCACCCTGAGAAAAATCCCGGGCTCAAAGCTGGCGGAGATGTTCTCCAGCTCAGCCAAGGCCTGCACAGACGCAGAGGGACGCTTCTTCATCGATCGCCCTGGCACCTATTTTGGACCCATCCTGGAATATCTGCGCAGCGGGCAGCTGCCCAGGCAGCATATCCCCGAGGTGTACCGTGAGGCTCAGTACTACGAAATCGAGCCTTTGGTCAAACTCCTGGAGGACATGCCACAGATTTTTGGTGAGCAGGTGGCTCGGAAGCAGTTCTTGCTGCGGGTGCCAGGCTACAGCGAGAACCTGCAGCTCATGGTACGCCTGGCACGTGCGGAGGCCGTGGCGGCACGCTATTCGGAAGTGCTGGTGTGCGTGGTGCACAACGAAAAGGATGATGCGAACTGTGTGGACACCCTTCGCCTCCTGGAAGCGGACAAGAGGTCAGTGGTCAAGTTTGGGCCTTGGAAGGCAGCCCCGACCATTGATCACCTCCTGGACTGCGTGAAGATGGATATTAAGGCCCAAGGGTACCAGGTACAGTGTTCAAAGCACCTTGGATTGCCGGCCAATTACTTCTATACCTTCTGCTTCACCTGGTGGTGA
- the KCTD14 gene encoding BTB/POZ domain-containing protein KCTD14 isoform X1, which translates to MMSLVSAPGSRPLGRAAPTAGPRRESPVVELNVGGEFYTTTLGTLRKIPGSKLAEMFSSSAKACTDAEGRFFIDRPGTYFGPILEYLRSGQLPRQHIPEVYREAQYYEIEPLVKLLEDMPQIFGEQVARKQFLLRVPGYSENLQLMVRLARAEAVAARYSEVLVCVVHNEKDDANCVDTLRLLEADKRSVVKFGPWKAAPTIDHLLDCVKMDIKAQGYQVQCSKHLGLPANYFYTFCFTWW; encoded by the coding sequence GAATCTCCTGTGGTGGAGCTCAATGTCGGGGGTGAGTTCTATACCACCACCTTGGGCACCCTGAGAAAAATCCCGGGCTCAAAGCTGGCGGAGATGTTCTCCAGCTCAGCCAAGGCCTGCACAGACGCAGAGGGACGCTTCTTCATCGATCGCCCTGGCACCTATTTTGGACCCATCCTGGAATATCTGCGCAGCGGGCAGCTGCCCAGGCAGCATATCCCCGAGGTGTACCGTGAGGCTCAGTACTACGAAATCGAGCCTTTGGTCAAACTCCTGGAGGACATGCCACAGATTTTTGGTGAGCAGGTGGCTCGGAAGCAGTTCTTGCTGCGGGTGCCAGGCTACAGCGAGAACCTGCAGCTCATGGTACGCCTGGCACGTGCGGAGGCCGTGGCGGCACGCTATTCGGAAGTGCTGGTGTGCGTGGTGCACAACGAAAAGGATGATGCGAACTGTGTGGACACCCTTCGCCTCCTGGAAGCGGACAAGAGGTCAGTGGTCAAGTTTGGGCCTTGGAAGGCAGCCCCGACCATTGATCACCTCCTGGACTGCGTGAAGATGGATATTAAGGCCCAAGGGTACCAGGTACAGTGTTCAAAGCACCTTGGATTGCCGGCCAATTACTTCTATACCTTCTGCTTCACCTGGTGGTGA